In Thermoanaerobaculia bacterium, the genomic stretch TAACCCAAGTGCGGTACTGAAAATCTCCTTCGTCTCTATGTGGGCCTCTCTTTTCTTTCAGATAACCCACATTCTACACTCGCTACCCACTCATTTCAGCGAGGAACCGAGTTTTTTAAGGGCCGAGCAATCCCATTTCCTTCAGGTTGCGGCGAAAGCGGTCTTCGTCTAAAAATCCCTGGGGAACATAGGCCACAAAGGAAACCGATTTGGTGACGCCGGATACGGAGGCCCGTTTTGAATCGGTGATCGGTGTGCTGTACGGACCCTGTCGATCCTCCAGAAGAATCTTTCCTTCCAGGTGAATCGGACCCCTGAGGCTCACCATCTCTTCTCCCGGGGCACCGATTCGGAGCTGTACCGGAGGCTCGATCTTTACAAGGTCAGCGACACAGCAGGGAACTTCCCAGAGGAGGGAGAGAAGGTTGGAAAGATCCACCGCGGGGTGGACCCGGGGAAAGGGATCCCCCCGAAGTATCCGTCTCGCCAGAGCTTCAAAGGAAGGGCGATACTTTGTGGGATCGGTCCCGGCTTCCCGAAATCGCGCTCGAACAGCAGAAGCAACGGGAGAATCGGTCAAAGGCTTGTCAGAAAACCGGTTTCCGAGATCGTTGAGAACGTTTAGGATCCTGTCCTCTGAGACCACGGGAAGTCCGGTCAATGTCCAGGTCTGAAAGAAGAGCTGCCACCCCGAAACCAGTAATGTACAGTCCATGGAGCCATTGTATCAAAGGAGAAGATCAGGTAAAAAACGATTCCGGCGCTTAACTTTTTACAGATGGCTATCCCGTGATGCCCCATCCGTAGACCTCACAACAAAGACAGAGTCTCATGACCATTTGTGTCCGGACTAGGGTATACTATCATCCATGAAACGAACCTTCATTGATCTGTCCGGAAAAAAGGCCCTGATCACCGGTGGAAGCCGGGGTATCGGCCGTTCAATTGCCATTGCCCTGGCAGAGGCAGGCTGTGATGTAGCCATCAACTTCTTTCGGCACCGGGAGGCCGCAGAGGAGGTTGCGAAAGAAATCGAGGCCCTGGGACGCACGGCCCTCATCTTGAAGGCCAACGTTGCTCAGGAAGATCACGTTCACCGCATGTTCGAGGAGATGAAATCTGTCTGGGGCCAGATTGACATTCTGGTATCCAATGCGGCCTCCGGCGTACTGAAACCTATTACGGAACTCACCTTTCATCACTGGCAGTGGACGATGAACATCAATGCCGCCTCCCTTCTCCATCTCATCCAGCACTCCATTCCGCTGATGAAGGAAGGAGGGATCGTAATCGCCGTCTCTTCTCTGGGTGCAATCCGGGCCATTCCCAACTACACCTTTGTCGGCGCTTCCAAGGCAGCCCTGGAGTCCCTCGTGCGCCATCTTACCGTGGAACTCGCTCCCCGCGGAATTCGGGTGAACTGCATTTCGGCAGGCACCGTCGAAACCGACGCGCTCCGTCACTTCCCGAACCGGGATGCAATTCTGGATGAATCCCTTGAGCGGACCCCCAGCGGCCGATTGACGACACCCGAGGACGTAGCCGACGTGGCCCTCTTTCTATGTTCACCCCTGGCCTCTCAGATTCATGGACAAACCCTGATTGTCGACGGAGGCTACAGCATCGTTGCCTGAAATTGACAGCGACCTGTCCCCCTGATAGCATAGGATAAATCGTGCACGTTACTACAAGGAGGAAACGAATGCGTAAATTTGTCTTGTTTGCGATGATGGCCCTGATGATGATCTTCGCCGTCGCGGCTCTTGCCGGAGAAAAACCAAGTATCGGCGTTCTTCGGTTCACCAACCATGCCCACTGTTACTGGTGGGGCAGCGGGGTCGGGGACGAGCTTTCTGACATGCTGGCCTCTGAGCTGGCTTCCAAGAAGGTCTTCAGCGTTCTGGAACGCAAGGAGATCTCTGCGGTTCTCGGTGAACAGGATCTGGGTGCTTCCGGAAGGATCGATCCGTCCACCCGGGCCAAGATCGGCAAGATCAAGGGAGCCCAGTATCTCGTGGCCGCATCAGTTTCCGCTTATGAAGAGAATACCAAGGGCGGCGGCGGAGGAATCTCCTTTGGAGGGATCTCTGTTGGAGGAAAGAAGGATAAGGCTTACATCGCGGTCGATCTCAAAATTATCGACACGACTACCGGGGAAATCGTGGATACCCGCACGGTGGAAGCTACCTCCAAGTCCGGCGGTTTGAACCTTGGACTGTACAAGTGGGGTGTGGGCAGCCACCTGGAACAACATTCAAAGACACCGGTAGGAAAAGCAATTCGAGCCTGCGTGATCGAAATCGCCGACTACCTGGAATGTTCGATGATCAAGGGGAAAGACAGCTCCTGCATGAAGGAATACGACGCCAAGGAACAGAAACGCAGGGAAAAGACCAAGTCAGCTATCGATCTCGAATAACCATTTCCAATTCAGATAAATAAAAGGCCGGGATTTAATTATCCCGGCCTTTTTTTGTTCCAGGTCCGGTTCGAATCAGGATTCACTCTCCGATAATCCGGATGGTTCATTCGATTTTCTCTTCCCGGGCAAAAGACCCACGACTCCTCCGACGATCATCATCAGGGTTCCCAGCCACACAAGGGAAATAAAGGGGACGCGGGTAAATTCGATGACTGTCTTTCCTCCGGTCTGAATTCCTGCGGAATCCGAAGTGGCCAGAATAACGCTCCCGGAGGTTGCCTCAATCCGCTGCAGCCGGGCACGCACATCGGAACCAGGGATATGAATTTCCGGGGTTTCCGGTGCCTTTCCGGGAACCATCCGGTATTCCAGAACCAGCGGCGGATCGTTCCTGCCATTCACGGAGAAAAGAGCCTGGACAACCATGCCTTCCCCCATCTGATGCTGCTCGTTGAGCTTGAATCCGAGAAAAGTCAGGGAAGATCCTCCGATCTCCCGCGCCTCTCCCTTGGAAAGAATGATCAGACTTGAATCCTCCGGAGGCGTGTACTCATGGCTGGCATAGTACTCATCTCTCAAAAGGCCGACTTTGATGTACGGATTGGCCACGATCTGTTCGGTCTTTTGATTGAACCAGAGCTCCGGCATTGCGGTGTAGGTCGAGCCACCGCGGCTCACATCCAGGATGACAGCGGAGTGACGTTTTCCCGGCGGGGTCGTAAAGTCTTTGAACGTGAAGGTGTAGTCTCCCACCTGCCTTGGCTGGTTCTGGACCAGGGATACCTTGGTCAGCTCGTCGTATCCCGTGGCGTAGACCGAGCCCAGGATGAAGAGGCCAATTCCGGCGTGGATCAGGCCGACCGACCAGCGGGCCGGGTTCATCAGCTGGGCAGCAATGGTCGAGATTGAGACGGCCACGAGGAGTAAATGGACCGGATTATGGACCCCGAAGACGTACGAAAGAACCACGACCAGGAGGGTCAGAAGCGATACCGGGATGGCGATCTTCTTTTTCCACGCAAAAAAGGTGAAGATGAGAAGAAGGAAAAGATAGACCGGAACCTGGGTGTTGACATAGAAGGGAATCCCGACCTGGGAAGGATTCGAGAAAAAGGGCAGTCGGGTAATGAGAGGGGATGAAGTGCCCAGGATGATCAGGATCCCCGACATGACGAGAAGAACCAGAGAAGCTCCGAGAAGCGCCATGGGGCTCAGGAGGCCCTTCACACGAACACCTTCCGGGAAGATCCTGATCCGGGCAAAGAAGAGCACCATGCTTCCCAGGAGAAAAATGGCCAAAAAGAGAACCAGCCAGGCTGTAATCCCCAGATC encodes the following:
- the ccsA gene encoding cytochrome c biogenesis protein CcsA gives rise to the protein MTLGGYLLWFALALQILTLVAYLTDRKEWSRIGYLTTTLFVTVPSILLFYHFLTRDFRLAYVTAYSSSDLPFIYTISSFWAGQEGSFLLWALMACGVGLFLFSIEWEWQRPVMVFYNSILVALLVLLVKQNPFRLLPNPPLDGGGLNPLLQNPWMAIHPPIMFLGYAAFGLPFAFIMAAMWKRDITHWAEVSYKWLVFAWLSLGVGIILGGYWAYETLGWGGYWGWDPVENASLVPWLFGTALLHGIVIQRRYRGFYKTNAVLAIFSFLFIIYGTFLTRSGILGDFSVHSFVDLGITAWLVLFLAIFLLGSMVLFFARIRIFPEGVRVKGLLSPMALLGASLVLLVMSGILIILGTSSPLITRLPFFSNPSQVGIPFYVNTQVPVYLFLLLIFTFFAWKKKIAIPVSLLTLLVVVLSYVFGVHNPVHLLLVAVSISTIAAQLMNPARWSVGLIHAGIGLFILGSVYATGYDELTKVSLVQNQPRQVGDYTFTFKDFTTPPGKRHSAVILDVSRGGSTYTAMPELWFNQKTEQIVANPYIKVGLLRDEYYASHEYTPPEDSSLIILSKGEAREIGGSSLTFLGFKLNEQHQMGEGMVVQALFSVNGRNDPPLVLEYRMVPGKAPETPEIHIPGSDVRARLQRIEATSGSVILATSDSAGIQTGGKTVIEFTRVPFISLVWLGTLMMIVGGVVGLLPGKRKSNEPSGLSESES
- the fabL gene encoding enoyl-[acyl-carrier-protein] reductase FabL, with the translated sequence MKRTFIDLSGKKALITGGSRGIGRSIAIALAEAGCDVAINFFRHREAAEEVAKEIEALGRTALILKANVAQEDHVHRMFEEMKSVWGQIDILVSNAASGVLKPITELTFHHWQWTMNINAASLLHLIQHSIPLMKEGGIVIAVSSLGAIRAIPNYTFVGASKAALESLVRHLTVELAPRGIRVNCISAGTVETDALRHFPNRDAILDESLERTPSGRLTTPEDVADVALFLCSPLASQIHGQTLIVDGGYSIVA
- a CDS encoding phenylalanine--tRNA ligase beta subunit-related protein; the encoded protein is MDCTLLVSGWQLFFQTWTLTGLPVVSEDRILNVLNDLGNRFSDKPLTDSPVASAVRARFREAGTDPTKYRPSFEALARRILRGDPFPRVHPAVDLSNLLSLLWEVPCCVADLVKIEPPVQLRIGAPGEEMVSLRGPIHLEGKILLEDRQGPYSTPITDSKRASVSGVTKSVSFVAYVPQGFLDEDRFRRNLKEMGLLGP
- a CDS encoding CsgG/HfaB family protein is translated as MRKFVLFAMMALMMIFAVAALAGEKPSIGVLRFTNHAHCYWWGSGVGDELSDMLASELASKKVFSVLERKEISAVLGEQDLGASGRIDPSTRAKIGKIKGAQYLVAASVSAYEENTKGGGGGISFGGISVGGKKDKAYIAVDLKIIDTTTGEIVDTRTVEATSKSGGLNLGLYKWGVGSHLEQHSKTPVGKAIRACVIEIADYLECSMIKGKDSSCMKEYDAKEQKRREKTKSAIDLE